The Nocardia vinacea genome contains the following window.
CTGACCGCGCCGCGGGCTTCTGTAGTGATCCAGTTGGGTGGGCGGATCCAGTGGCTTGCGCTGTGCCGGTGGGCTGGTCAGTTGTGTTGGGTCGGGCGGAATTTCCGGCCGACGCCGAATCTGGTCGCTGCCCCTGCGGGGCGGACCGTGCGGCGGAGCGTCGCATTGATTCGGATGAGCGCACGGACTCGGCGGTTTGCGATGAGGCACGGGGCTGAGCCGATGTGGCCGGTTGTGGCGACCCTGCCAGCTGTCCCCGCGCGGCGGAATGCTGCATTGATTCGGATGAGCGCACGGACTCGGCGGCTTGCGCTGAGGCGCTGAGCTGGGCAGATCTGGCGGGTCGGGGTGTGCCGACGCGTTGGCCGGTCGGGGTGGGCTCGGATTTCGCGGTCGGCTCGCGCAGGGCTTCCAATCCGGCCGGAGCGGTGGACGGAGGCTCGGCGGTGGGAGTGCCGCTGATGCGGGCTCGGGTGGCTGCGGATGTTCCGGTTCGGCGGGCGGCTATGCGCAGGACGAAGCCGCTGCCGGGGACAATGCCGGCGCGCAGGTCGGTGCGTGGGAGTTCGTGTATCGGGAAGGCGGCATCGGCGCCAACCGTGATCCGGCGCACCGGCTCTCGCACGATTTCGTCTACCCAGGTGAACGCGCGGGCTCCGGACAGTCGCCGGGTTCCCTCCGCGCCTTGGATCTCCGCGCTGACCTGCCCGCGCAGCAGAATGACGGTGCCGTCGGCCGTCGGTGCGATGACGCCGAACGGTGGCGGTTCGGAATTGCCGGCGAAAATAACCGAGGCCAGCCGCTGCGCGATCGCTGCCCCGGGATGGCGTGTATCGGCCACGGCCTCGATCGCACCGAGTATCCGGTCCGTGGAAGGGGTTTCGCCCGCGAGATACACGACAACCGCACCGAAGCGTGCGATCAGACCATCGCCCGGCGCAATCCCCACCGTCGACGCGTCATTCCGCACTCGCGCCTCCTTCCCGGACCACTACCGGCGTCCAGCATAGAACGTGCCCAGCACCCGACACCGGCCCTCGACGAACGGCAAGCGCGCACCCGCAGTGATCCTTACCCGCCTTGATCGCTGGCGTGTCGTGCATCACTCGATGCCGAGAAGTCGAGTTCCCTCGGTGCTGCCCGCTGCGAGCCGGCAAACCGTTGCGTGTGAGCTCGTGCGCCAGCAGGTGAACTTCGGTGTGCTGAGCGATCGGCGGGGGAATCCCGTTGAGCTGCATCCTGGCGGTGCGTGAGCCCGCACGAACAGCGAGGTCAACTCGCAGGGTCAGCCGGTGAACTCGGACGCGTGGTCTGTGAGCCAGGTGGTGAAGGGCCTGGCCTGGCCGGTGGTGAGGGTGGTGACGGTATCGGTGATCGGGGTGGGGACACCGTCGCAACGGCGCCAGTAGTCGAGGAGGCCGTCGACGTAGTGGGCGGGGATGAATTCGGCCATCTCCTGTTTCCACGCGTCGGGGGTGACGTGGGCGATGGTTGCGGTGCGGCCGGTGATCTTGCCGATCAGATCGATCTGGGCGGTGAACGTCAAGGTCTGCGGACCGGTGAGGGTGTATACACCACCACGGTGGTCCGGTTTCGTGAGTAGCGCATGGGCGCACTCGGCGACGTCGAGTTCGTGGATCGGATCGGTGTAGGCATTCGGGTAAGGGAGGCTGACCGGGCGGTCGGCCTTGATCGCGAACGACCAGCCGCGGGCATTGCCCGCGAAGGCGCCGGGGCGCAGCACGGAGACGGTCATCGGTGCGTCGGCGAGCCCGAGTTCGGCGTCGAGATGGGATTTCGCGACCGGATTGGTGGCGGCATCGGGATCGAGCACCGCGGACGAGGACAGCAGCACGATGTGATCGACTCCGGCTTCGGTTGCGGCGGAGACGAATTCGGTGATGCACTGGGGTTCGGCATACAAGAATACCGAAGTGACGCCGTCGAGTGCGGCGGCGAAGGTGGCCGGGTTGCGGAGGTCGCAGCCGACGGCGGGCACTCCCGCGGGAAGCTGCTCGGGTCGACCGGAACCAACGCGGACGGCGTGGCCGTCGGCGCGTAGCAGGGACAGGAGATTGGTGGCGACCGCGCCGCGGCCTCCGGTAATGAGAATCATGAGAAGTCCTCGGGTCGAAGGTGATTCAGTGCTGCGGGTCGGCCTGGGCATGTCGCGGTAGCAGTCGCACCAGACCGAGGCTGATCAGCGTGATGGCGGTGACGAATACGAGACTGGCCGTGAGCGCGTGCGCCGCACCGGAGCCGACCGTGTGGAAGTACACCGTGGTGATGGTGGCGGCGCCGATCGCATTGGCGAGCTGCTGTACGGCGGAAAGGGATCCGCTACCACTGCCGGTCTCGGACGGTTCGATATCGCCGATGGTGACAACGAAGATGCTGCCGAAGCAAGTGCCCATACCGAGGCCGAGCACGAGGATCGCTACGGCGAGAGCCCAAGGTGCAATACCGATTCCGGTGGTGAGTGCGAGAATCAGTAGCAGGCCGGTGCCGAAAAGGGTGATCAATAGGCCGATCAGGATGAGATTGCGACCGAGTTCGGCCAATAATCGGTGCGCGGCTATCGACGCGATGATGATGCCGACGGCCAGCGGCGCCAGGCCGAGCGCGGCTTCGGTCGGGCGATAACCGAGGCCGTTCTGCATGAACAGCGACAGCACGTACAACAGCCCGGAGACCGCGGCGAAGAAGACGAGTCCGAGGATCAGACCCGAGGTGAAGCCCCGGTTCCGCAGCAACGTCGGCTCGATCAGCGGAGCGACCGCGGTGACCTGCCGACGGGCGAACAGCGCGAAGGCCGCGGCTCCCGCCGCTATGGACGCGAACGATGAAGCGGTCCAGCTGTGGGCCGAGCCGTCGATCAGACCGAATAGTGTGCCGAGCATCGCCGCGGCGAGCAGAACAGCGCCGAGTACATCGATGGTGACGGTGCGATCGCCCTGTTCGGTTGGCAGCAGGCGATAGGCGGCGGCGAATGCGAGCCCGCCGAGCCCGATATTGATCAGGAACATGGTGCGCCAGCCGAGACCGAATAGATCGGCATCGACGAGAAATCCGGCCAGGATCGGTCCGCATACTCCGGACAGGCCGAGGGCCGGGCCGAAAACGCTGAATGCCTTGCCGAGCTGTTCACGGGGAAAGACACTGGTCAGGATGCCGAAACCCTGCGGGATCAGCATCGCGCCGAAGGCACCCTGTACGAGCCGCGCGGAGATCAGCGTGGTCGGATCGACGGCGAGGCCGCAGGCGATCGAGGCGAGGGTGAAACCGGCCAAGCCGATCAGGAACAACCGGCGTTTGCCGAAGCGGTCGCCGAGTCTGCCGCCGACGACGAGCAGAACGCCGAGGGAGAGGGCGTATCCGGCGCCGAGCCACTGGATCAGCGCTGGTCCGCCGTGTAGTTCCCGTGCGATGGTCGGCGCGGCGATATTGGTGATGGTCGAGTCGAGTAGGTCGAGGATGTCGGCCGCCAGAATTACGGACAATATCGCCCATGTCCGGGCGCTGACCTTGGTATCTGGTGGTGCTGCTTGCTGTGTTGGGGTGGTCATGTCCAGCTCTCGAGGAAGAAGTATCGGAAGCGAACATCGATCGTTACGAACCCTGTTCGATCCAATCGAACCATATGGGCCGAACAACGTTCGTGTCAAACGCTGTTCGTCGAGGCGTATGCTCCGGGATATGAGCGCCACACCCGTCAGCCGCCGGGCCCGTCCCGCGAAGGCACCCCTCAGTCGTGACGTCATCATCGAAACCGGTCTGCGCATCCTCGACCGCGACGGCTTGGCCGCCCTCACCATGCGACGCGTCGCACAGGACCTCGATACCGGTGCGGCCTCGCTCTACGTCTACGTCGCCAACCGCGACGACCTGATGGCCGCCATGCTCGACCAAGTGCTCGGCACGGTGCCCGAGCCGACCGGCGACACCTGGCGCGACCGCCTCACGACACTGGTCGAGACGACCGTGGAGGCGATGTCCAAACACGAGGGGCTCGCACTGGTCGCGCTCGGCTCGATACCGACGAGCCCGAACGCCCTGCTGATCGTGGAGCGGCTACTTGCCCTGCTCGCCGAGGGGGGAGTGGACCCGCAGACCAATTCCTGGGCCGTCGACCTGATCTACCTGCACATATCCGCGCAGGCCGTGGAGCAGAGCGCGTACAACACCAAGGACACCAACGAGCAGGACTACATCGCCGAGGTCGCCCAGCACTTCGCCGAATTACCCGCCGACCGATATCCGACGCTCGTGGCCATGCGCGAACAGATGCTGGCGGGCGGCGGCGACGATCGATCCCGCTGGGCGCTGCGTGCGCTGGTCAATGGCATCCTGGCGACTCCGGTCGAATGAATGCCGTGGGAGAATCACCCATGCGGATGATTCGACCGGCGGTCGAGGACGACCTGCCGACACTGCAAGATATCGAGCGTGTGGCGGGCAAACCATTCGCCGACATCGGCATGATGGCCGTTGCCGATGACGACCCGCCGTCACTGGATACGCTCCGGGAATTCCAGCGGGCGGGCCGCGCCTGGATCTATCCCGATGACGCGGGCCGCCCGATCGGCTATCTGATCCTCGGAATCGTCGACGGTAACGCCCACATCGACCAGGTCTCGGTGGATCCGGATCATGCGGGCAAGCGGATCGGCAAACGGCTTATCGACTATGCCGTGCGCTGGGCGAAAGCCCAGGGGATGCAGGCGATCACGCTGACCACCTTCATCGATGTGGCCTGGAACGGACCGTACTACGAACGCCTCGGCTTCCGCTTCCTGGCCCCCGCCGAGGAGACCGCGGAACTACGCGAAATTCGAGCCGCCGAGGCCGCGCACGGCCTCGACCTCTGGCCGCGCGCCTCCATGCGAGCCGAACTCGACGCCTGGCAACTGGACTGACGGAGCTAATGCTGCCGCGCGAAGGCGGCCTCCGCTGCGGGCAGTGCCGCCGCGCGGTCCTCGGGGACGAGTCCGATCCGGGTGCGACGGTCCAACAGATCGTCGGTGTCGAGGGCGCCTTCGTGGGTGATCGCGAAGGCGAATTCGGCTGCTGTGACGTCGATTCCTGGTGCGACCTGGTCGGCGAGAACAGGGTTGCGGTCGACTAGTCGGAGTACGGACGCGGATTCGCTGCCGTAGCGCTCGACCAGCACGGTCGGCGCGGTGATGCGGTCGCGAGCGGCGCCGGAGACCGCGCCCACCAACGGAAGTCGCCTGGTAAGGCACGGCCCAGCGGTGAGGTTGGCGTGCGCGACCGCCGCATCGACGGCGTCCTCGGCCATCTGGCGGTAGGTGGTGAGTTTGCCGCCGACAATGGTGATGACGCCGGTGGGTGAGCGCAGGACCGCATGTCGACGGGAGATGTCGGCGGTGCTGTTATCGGCCGTCCTCAGCAGCGGGCGCAGTCCGGCGTAGGTGCCGCGAATATCGCTGCGGGTCAATGGCTCCCGGAGTGCGGTGTTGATGGTGTCGAGCAGGAAATCGATTTCGGCTTCGGTGGGCTGCGGTTCGTCGGGGACCGGGCCGGGGGCATCCTCATCGGTGAGGCCGACGTAGACCCGGCCGTGCGCGGCGGGAAAGGCAAAGACGAAACGGCTGGTGCTTCCGGGTACCGGCACGGTCAGCGAGGCGGTCAGACCGCCGAATGATTCGGCATCGAAGACCAGGTGGGTGCCGCGACTCGGACGGAGTTCGATGCTCGGGTCGACTTGGTCGGCCCAGACGCCGGTGGCATTGATGACGGTGCGCGTCCGGATGGACATCGTGTCGCCGGTCAGGGTGTCACGTAGGGAGGCCGAATCTCCGGTCACGTCAAGGGCTTCCACGCGGGTAAGGACTGTCGCGCCCTGTGCGGCCGCAGTACGAGCCAGCGCCACTACCAGCCGCGCGTCGTCCACCAGCTGTCCATCCCAGGCCTGCAGTCCGCCACGCAACCCGTCGCGACGCACGGTCGGCGCCAACCGCAGCGCTTCGGCGGTGGCGACTTGACGCGAACGCGGCAGTGTCGCAGGCGAAGTGCCCGCACTGCGGCGCAGCACGTCTCCGGCGACGAAGCCCGCACGGATCAAAGTCTGTTGTGCGATACCGATTTCCGGAAGCAGCGGCACCAGCTGCGGCAGGGGGCGAACGAGATGCGGTGCGGTGGTGGTGATCAGAATTCCACGTTCGACCGCACTTTCGTGTGCGATGCCGACCTGCCCGCTGGCCAGATACCGGAGTCCGCCGTGCACCAGCTTCGAACTCCACCGGCTCGTGCCGAACGCCAGATCGTGCCGCTCCACCAGCACGGTTCGCAGCCCGCGCGCGGCGGCGTCGAGCGCCGCACCGGCACCGGTCACGCCGCCGCCGATCACCAGCACATCGATTTCTCCGCCGTCGCCGAGCAACTGCAGCTCACGGTTGCGGCGTCCGGCATTCAGCGCAGAATTGCCGTGGGTATCAGCCGAATTCGCAGTCATTACAATCCTTTTCGATGGCGTACCGATGGCCGAAGCATTCGGTCATTGCAATGGGCTTCGTCATTGCGCCTTCTCGACGGGAGCCAGGTAACCGTCGATCGCACGGGCCAACTCGGTATCCAGCGCCGGCCCGGCCAGCAGCGGCGCGACGGTACCGGCCGACTGCACCGCCGACTGCGCGATGAGCAGCAGCATCGTCGCCATCTCTTCCGGATCACCCGCGCGAATCGTGCCGTCCCGGTGGCCTTCCCGGATACCCGCGCTGAACAGCTCGATCAGCGCGCGCTGGTTGCGTCCGAGGCGGCCGAAGACATAGGTCAGCATCAGATCGGTATCGGTGCGAAAGATCTTGCCGAACAACGGATTCGAGCGAATCGTCGCCGCACCCGCGACCACGCCCTCGACCAGCCGGGTGCGCGCATCGCCCGCGGCCGGCATGGTATCGGCGACGATCGCGCGCAGTTCGCGCACCAGCAGTTCGGCCACCAGCGATCCGGTATCGGGCCAGCGCCGGTAGACGGTCGGCCTGCTGACACCGGCGCGGCGGGCCACCTCGGTGAGAGTGGTGCGGCGCACCCCGAACTCCTCCACGCAGGCCCTGGCCGCGTCGAGGATCGCGAGATCGGTCGCCGAAAGCGCGTCATCGGGGGTGGACGCTGCGGAGGTCATCGGGTATCACCACCGGGTGTCGGCGGCACCGAAGTGCCGGGAAAACGAGTGCCTATGCGTTACTGCTTGACAGTATATGTCAAACTGTAACGCATGGTCGAGACGCAACAGCACACCGACGAAATCGGATCGTCCGCGACCGGGGCGCCCGCCGCAAACCCGGGCGCGTCGACGTACGCGGCGAGTATGGTTTGGGACGCCTGGGGCATCCCCGCCGGACACAAGCCGCTTTCGGCTTCGATTCGGAACCTGTTGACGCAAGTATTCGGAGTGTCCGGTGACCCGGTGGCGCGCCGCGATGAGGGCGATGTGCCGCTACGCGAGTCGACGCTGACGCCGACTCAATGGGACGGGTTGGTCGCGGTGGTCGGCGTGGGCAGCATTTCGGTCGACCACCACGATCGTCTGCTGCATGCGGGCGGTAAGAGCACCCCCGACCTGCTGCGCCGTCGCGCCGCTGATCCGCAGGACGCCCCCGATGCCGTCGTCTTCCCCGCCGATCACGAGCAGGTGCTCGCGGTGCTCGGTTACTGCGCCGACAATGCCATCGCGGTCGTTCCCTTCGGTGGCGGTACCAGCGTGGTGGGCGGCGTCGATCCGGTCCGCGGTCGCTTCGACACCGTCATCGCGCTGGATCTGCGCCGCCTGGACGGTATCTCGGAGATCGACCCGGTCAGCGGCACCGCCACCCTCGGCGCGGGACTCACCGGTCCCAAGGCCGAGGAACTGCTTGCCGCCCATGGACTTTCGCTCGGTCATTTCCCGCAGAGCTTCGAATTCGCCAGCATCGGCGGATTCGCCGCAACCCGGTCCTCCGGTCAGGCATCGGCGGGCTACGGCCGCTTCGACGACATGGTCCAGCGCCTCGAGATCGCAACACCCAGCGGCACCATCGAACTCGGCCGCGCACCCGCCTCCGCCGCGGGGCCGGACCTACGTGAACTGTTCGTCGGGTCCGAGGGGGCGCTCGGCGTGATCACCGGGGTCACGCTGCGGGTGCATCCGGCGCCGGAGACCATCGGCTACCAGGCCTGGTCGTTTCCGGACTTCGAAACCGGCGCCGCCGCACTGCGTTCGGTGGTGCAGGCAGGTGCCGCGCCCACGGTGTTGCGGTTGTCCGATGAGGTCGAAACCGGCGTCAACCTGGCGCGCTCCGCCGATATCGGCGGCGAGGCGGTGGCCGGTTGTCTGGCCATCACCACCTTCGAAGGCACCGAGGCGCATGTAGCGGCCCGCAGCGCGGAGGCGGGCGCATTGCTCGCGGCGGCCGGCGGGAATGCGCTGGGACAGACCCCGGCCGAGGAATGGGAGCACGGGCGTTTCGCCGCGCCCTATATGCGCGATGCGCTGCTCGATCTCGGCGTGTTGTGCGAAACCCTGGAAACCGCGACCACTTGGTCGAATCTGACCGAGCTAAAGGCGAAGGTGACTGCGGCACTGACGGATTCGCTTGCCGAGCAGGGCACCCCGCCGCTGGTGATGTGCCACATCTCGCACACCTATCCGACCGGAGCGTCGCTGTATTTCACCGTCATCGCCAAGCAGTTGGACGATCCGATCGCCCAATGGCACATCGCGAAACGTGCGGTCGGTGACGCGATCGTAGCCGCGGGCGGCACCATCACCCACCATCACGCGGTCGGCACCGACCACCGCCCCTGGATTCCGGGGGAGATCGGCGATCTGGGCGTGCGCGTACTGCGCGCGGTGAAGCGGGAATTGGACCCCGCGGGCATCCTCAACCCTGGAAAGCTGATCCCGTGATACAGGATTCGCGCCTGGTGCGTGCGGTCACCGTGGTGACCAACCCACAGTCCGGTGTCGGCAGAGGGCACGAGGTGGCCGCGGCCGCGCTTGCGCGCTTCGTCGCACAGGGCGTCGAGGTCACCGAGGTGCGGGCACCTTCGCCCGCCGAATCCGTACGTCAGGTGCGGGATTCGATCACCGGCAGCACCAAGCCGGACGCGGTGGTCTGCATCGGCGGCGACGGGTTGATGAATGTCGTACTGGAAGCCATCGCGCAGACCGGCGTGCCGCTCGGTCTGATTCCCGCTGGCACCGGCAACGATCTCGCGCGCGAAATCGGCGTGCCCACCGACGACCCCGTCGCGGCCGCGGACCTGATCCTGGGCGGTCGCACCCGCACCATCGACCTCGGCCGCATCGAATCGCCCGCGCCCGGATTCACCCCCAAGTGGTTCGCCACCGTGACCGGCACCGGCTTCGATGCGCGAGTCACCCTGCGCGCCAACGATATGCGCTGGCCCAAGGGTCCGCTACGCTACACCTTCGCCGCACTGGCCGAGATATCCGGCCGCTTCACCGTGCCGTACCGAATCGAGCTGTCCGGTGTCGTGCCCGGCGCACTCGACAATCCCGACGCCGACAACGTCATCGAGACCGATGCCGTCATGGTGGCCATCGGCAATACCCGCACCTACGGGGGCGGCATGCTGGTCTGCCCGGACGCGGTAATGGACGACGGGCTACTGGATCTGACTGTCGTAGGAGCGGTTTCGCGTCTGGACATGCTCCGCCTGCTGCCCGCACTGTCGTCGGGTAAACGAATCGATCACCCGAAATCCAAGCAGTATCGCGTCGCCCAGGTGACCCTCACCGCGCCCGGCGCGCCCGCCACCGCCGACGGCGAACCGGCAGGCACCCTCCCCGTCTCCCTCCGCGCGGTCCCCGGCGCGCTTACCGTGCTGGTTCCATGATTGCTACTGGTCAAGATGCGAAACTGACCCGGCTCATGCGGTCGATGGTGGTCCGGTCGAGGACGACCGTCGACACGGGCTCGGGCGGTGGTGGACGGCCGGAGTCCACGGCGCGGATGAGGCGATCCCAGCGTCGGCAATGCAGGGTGAAGAAGACCGGATTGATCCGGCGTCCGCGGGCGTGCTGACCGGCGCGCGCGACACCGGCGGGCACATCGAGCAGGATCAGGTGTAACTCCCGGCCGTAGCGCGTCGCCCAGCGGCCGATCATTCGTCTGGCCCACCCGAAGGTGGCGCAATCATGGATAACCACCGGTCCGGTACCGTCCCGCAGCGCGGCCCGGATTCCGGCGTAATGCGCCACATGCACCACCGGCCGCCACAGCGGATACGGGAGCCGACCGAGCTTGTGCCGCCATCGATTTCGGGAATGGTGCGAATCCAGCACCACCGAGCCCCCGGGACCCCGATGCGGCCCCTCGGCATCGGCCTGCGCGCCGAAGAACAATCGCAACGCCGTACTCTTGCCCGCCCCCGGAATACCGGCCACGAGCAGTGCAGACCTCGCTGGATACCGCAGTTCCTCGATCGTGCGGCCGCGCAGATCGTGCACGGAATCCGGTGTTACGACGCGGATATCGGGGAGCCGCGGTTGCGAACCGGGATAAGGCGAATCAAGCGGAGGGTTCACCTCTTCCAGGCTCCCTAGCCAGATTGGATTCGGCAACAGGGAAAGCCCTGATTCTTGCTGGGTATTTCTCCGGGCATCGGACGCGCCGTCAGGGCGGGAGAAAGTGCCGTTCCGGTGACCGCGTAGTGAACGCGCCACGAAGCTGAGAATTAGTTGTGGATTCGGGGCTCGGGCTGGTTTCGGCGGTAGGCTCTCGAGGTGTAGGCGGAGTCTTCGGTGTCCCTCATCCACCGAAGACCCCGCCGCTTTTATGCCCCGGCCCTTTTATGAGCTCAGCGGGTATCCCACTAGAATGCCGGGGTGACCAGCGCAGCCCCTGACAACCCGCGTAATCGTGCCGATGCCCTCCCCAAGAGCTGGGTTCCCAGCGAGGTGGAGGCCGAGATGTACGAGCGCTGGGTAGCGGCTGGCTACTTCGCCGCCGATCCTGCCAGCGACAAGCCCGGTTACTCGATCGTGCTGCCCCCGCCGAACGTCACCGGCAGCCTGCACATGGGCCACGCGCTCGACCACACCCTGATGGACACCCTCTCGCGCCGCAAGCGCATGCAGGGTTACCAGGTGCTGTGGCTGCCGGGCATGGACCACGCGGGCATCGCCACCCAGACCATCGTGGAGAAGCAGCTCGCGGTCGACGGCAAGACCAAGGAAGACTTCGGCCGCGAACTGTTCATCGACAAGGTCTGGGACTGGAAGCGCGAATCCGGCGGACAGATCCAGTGGCAGATGCGCGCGCTCGGCGACGGCGTCGACTGGAGCCGCGACCGCTTCACCATGGACGACGGGCTCTCGCGGGCCGTGCAGACCATCTTCAAGCGCCTATACGACGCGGGTCTGATCTACCGGGCCGAGCGTCTGGTCAACTGGTCGCCGGAACTGCGCACCGCCATCTCCGATATCGAGGTCAAATTCGAGGATGTCGAGGGCGAGCTGGTTTCGCTGCGCTACGGCTCGCTGAAAGACGATGAGCCGCATGTGATCGTGGCCACGACCCGGGTGGAGACCATGCTCGGCGATACCGCGGTGGCGGTGCATCCGGAGGATCCGCGTTATAAGGATCTGATCGGCAGCACCCTCGAGCATCCGATCACCGGACGTCAGATCCCGATCATCGCCGATGACTACGTCGATCCCGAATTCGGAACCGGCGCAGTGAAAATCACGCCCGCGCACGACCCCAACGACTTCGAGATGGGCCTGCGGCACAATCTGCCCATGCCGAACATCATGGACGAGCGTGCCCGGATTATCGGCACCGGAACCGAATTCGACGGTATGGACCGGTTCGAGGCGCGGGTCAAGGTGCGCGAGCGGCTCGCGGCCGAGGGCCGGATCGTCGCCGAGAAGCGGCCGTACCTGCACAGCGTCGGACATTCCGAGCGCAGCGGCGAGGCGATCGAACCGCGGCTCTCGATGCAGTGGTGGGTCAAGGTGGAGTCGCTGGCCAAGGCCGCCGGTGACGCGGTTCGCAACGGCGACACCGTGATTCACCCGGCCAGCCAGGAGCCGCGCTGGTTCGAATGGGTCGACAACATGCACGACTGGTGCATCTCGCGGCAGCTGTGGTGGGGCCACCGCATCCCGATCTGGTACGGCCCCGATGGCGAGGTGGTCTGCGTCGGTCCGGACGAGACCGCCCCCGAGGGCTGGGTGCAGGACCCGGATGTGCTCGACACCTGGTTCTCCTCCGGCCTGTGGCCCTTCTCCACCATGGGCTGGCCCGATTCCACCGAGGAGCTCCAGAAGTTCTATCCGACAAGCGTTCTCGTCACCGGCTACGACATCCTGTTCTTCTGGGTGGCCCGGATGATGATGTTCGGCACCTTCGTCTCCGACGATCACGTGCTCACCGCGGGCAAGGGCGGCGCGAAGCAGGTGCCGTTCAAGGATGTGTTCCTGCACGGCCTGATTCGCGATCAGTACGGCAAGAAGATGTCCAAATCGCGTGGCAACGGCATCGACCCGCTGGACTGGATCAACTCCTACGGCGCGGACGCGCTGCGCTTCACGCTGGCGCGCGGTGCACAGCCCGGCGGTGACCTCTCGGTCGGCGAATCGCACGCCCTCGCCTCGCGCAGCTTCGTGACCAAGCTGTTCAACGCCACCAAGTTCGCGCTCATGAACGGCGCGCAACCGGGCACGCTGCTCGATCGCGCCGAACTCACCGACGCCGACCGCTGGATCATCGATCGGCTCGAACAGGTTCGCGCCGAGGTGGATTCGGCTTTCGACGTCTACGAATTCGGCAAGGCGTGCGAGGCGCTGTACCACTTCGCCTGGGACGAGCTGTGCGACTGGTATCTGGAACTGTCCAAGGTGCAGTTCGCCGCCGGTGGTTCGCGCGCCGAGTCGACCAGCATTGTGCTCGGCAATGTGCTCGATGCGGTGCTGCGGCTGCTGCATCCGGTCATCCCGTTCGTCACCGAATCGCTGTGGCGGGCGCTGACCGGCGGCGAATCCGTCGTCGTCGCCACCTGGCCGGAGGCCACCGGTGTGGCCACGGATGTGACCGCCGCACAACGGATTTCGGATGCACAGCGCTTGATCACCGAGATCCGTCGCTTCCGCAGCGATCAGGGGCTGGCCGATAAGCAGAAGGTGGCGGCCAAGCTGATCGGCCTGGATAACGCCGGCCTCACCGAACTGCACGATTCGGTGACCAACCTGGCCCGGCTCACCCAGCCCGGTACCGAATTCGCGGCGACCGCCTCGGTTGAGGTGCGCCTGAGCGGGTCCACCGTGACGGTCGAGCTCGACACCTCCGGCGCGGTCGACCTCGATGCCGAACGCCGCCGCCTGGAGAAGGATCTCGCCGCGGCCGAGAAGGAATTGGCGACCACCA
Protein-coding sequences here:
- a CDS encoding SDR family oxidoreductase, with amino-acid sequence MILITGGRGAVATNLLSLLRADGHAVRVGSGRPEQLPAGVPAVGCDLRNPATFAAALDGVTSVFLYAEPQCITEFVSAATEAGVDHIVLLSSSAVLDPDAATNPVAKSHLDAELGLADAPMTVSVLRPGAFAGNARGWSFAIKADRPVSLPYPNAYTDPIHELDVAECAHALLTKPDHRGGVYTLTGPQTLTFTAQIDLIGKITGRTATIAHVTPDAWKQEMAEFIPAHYVDGLLDYWRRCDGVPTPITDTVTTLTTGQARPFTTWLTDHASEFTG
- a CDS encoding MFS transporter; translated protein: MTTPTQQAAPPDTKVSARTWAILSVILAADILDLLDSTITNIAAPTIARELHGGPALIQWLGAGYALSLGVLLVVGGRLGDRFGKRRLFLIGLAGFTLASIACGLAVDPTTLISARLVQGAFGAMLIPQGFGILTSVFPREQLGKAFSVFGPALGLSGVCGPILAGFLVDADLFGLGWRTMFLINIGLGGLAFAAAYRLLPTEQGDRTVTIDVLGAVLLAAAMLGTLFGLIDGSAHSWTASSFASIAAGAAAFALFARRQVTAVAPLIEPTLLRNRGFTSGLILGLVFFAAVSGLLYVLSLFMQNGLGYRPTEAALGLAPLAVGIIIASIAAHRLLAELGRNLILIGLLITLFGTGLLLILALTTGIGIAPWALAVAILVLGLGMGTCFGSIFVVTIGDIEPSETGSGSGSLSAVQQLANAIGAATITTVYFHTVGSGAAHALTASLVFVTAITLISLGLVRLLPRHAQADPQH
- a CDS encoding TetR/AcrR family transcriptional regulator; the encoded protein is MSATPVSRRARPAKAPLSRDVIIETGLRILDRDGLAALTMRRVAQDLDTGAASLYVYVANRDDLMAAMLDQVLGTVPEPTGDTWRDRLTTLVETTVEAMSKHEGLALVALGSIPTSPNALLIVERLLALLAEGGVDPQTNSWAVDLIYLHISAQAVEQSAYNTKDTNEQDYIAEVAQHFAELPADRYPTLVAMREQMLAGGGDDRSRWALRALVNGILATPVE
- a CDS encoding GNAT family N-acetyltransferase; this encodes MRMIRPAVEDDLPTLQDIERVAGKPFADIGMMAVADDDPPSLDTLREFQRAGRAWIYPDDAGRPIGYLILGIVDGNAHIDQVSVDPDHAGKRIGKRLIDYAVRWAKAQGMQAITLTTFIDVAWNGPYYERLGFRFLAPAEETAELREIRAAEAAHGLDLWPRASMRAELDAWQLD
- a CDS encoding glycerol-3-phosphate dehydrogenase/oxidase — translated: MTANSADTHGNSALNAGRRNRELQLLGDGGEIDVLVIGGGVTGAGAALDAAARGLRTVLVERHDLAFGTSRWSSKLVHGGLRYLASGQVGIAHESAVERGILITTTAPHLVRPLPQLVPLLPEIGIAQQTLIRAGFVAGDVLRRSAGTSPATLPRSRQVATAEALRLAPTVRRDGLRGGLQAWDGQLVDDARLVVALARTAAAQGATVLTRVEALDVTGDSASLRDTLTGDTMSIRTRTVINATGVWADQVDPSIELRPSRGTHLVFDAESFGGLTASLTVPVPGSTSRFVFAFPAAHGRVYVGLTDEDAPGPVPDEPQPTEAEIDFLLDTINTALREPLTRSDIRGTYAGLRPLLRTADNSTADISRRHAVLRSPTGVITIVGGKLTTYRQMAEDAVDAAVAHANLTAGPCLTRRLPLVGAVSGAARDRITAPTVLVERYGSESASVLRLVDRNPVLADQVAPGIDVTAAEFAFAITHEGALDTDDLLDRRTRIGLVPEDRAAALPAAEAAFARQH
- a CDS encoding helix-turn-helix domain-containing protein, whose product is MTSAASTPDDALSATDLAILDAARACVEEFGVRRTTLTEVARRAGVSRPTVYRRWPDTGSLVAELLVRELRAIVADTMPAAGDARTRLVEGVVAGAATIRSNPLFGKIFRTDTDLMLTYVFGRLGRNQRALIELFSAGIREGHRDGTIRAGDPEEMATMLLLIAQSAVQSAGTVAPLLAGPALDTELARAIDGYLAPVEKAQ